ACCAATGAACTCCCCGATAAATCGGGATCCAAAGCGACTTGAACAATGTGGAAAAGACCTTCTCATTAAACTAGCACCAAAGGTTTATAGTGAATTCTAAAAATAAGTAGACATTTACCAATAACCCCGACCTTCGTGCAATCTCAAAAGTCCCCCTGATAAGCGGTACATCCCGATAAAATCGGGGGTCGGATTTAGGGGGTTGGTTGTGCATTTGGAGTGTCTCATTAATTCTAAGGTCCACTATCGTATTAACATCTCATAAATTGGAGTTTCCTATGCAAACAGTGCGTGTAGCAACCTTCGATGGTCCCGGAGCTGCACCTCAGATCCAGACCGTGCCCCGACCAAATGTGCCCGACAAAGCGGCACTGATCCAAGTCGGTGCTTGTGGGGTATGCGGCACCGACCTACATATCCTCAAGGGGCATTGGCCCAAGCCCCTCCCTTGGCCCTTTACACTGGGACATGAATTGGCTGGCGTTATTGTCGAAAAGGGCCCCGCCTTGGAAGTCGATTTTATGGGAAACCCATTGGAAGTTGGCAGCAAGATCATGCTACCGCCGCTGATGCCTTGCGGGGAATGTTACTATTGCGCCCACTACCCAGAGCACGCCAATCGCTGTCTCAACCCGACCTACTACGGCCGTTATCTACCGTTTGACAAGCCGCCGCATCTCTGGGGCGGATGGGCGGAGATGGTCTATGTTGACTTAGAGATGTTGCCCGCCACGAAAATCTATCGCCTGCCGGACGACATGTCGTTGATGCTGGGGGCGTTGACCGAACCTCTAGCCTGCTGTATCCGGGCACTTAACCGCGCCGCATCAATCAACGGTTTCCGGTTCGGCGATACCGTCGTCATCCAAGGCTCCGGTCCGATCGGGGTATTAATGATTACCGCCGCTAAAGAGATGGGTGCGGGTCGTGTCATCATGGTGGGAGCACCTGAGAATCCGCGACTCGCACTATGCCGCGAGTTTGGCGTAGAGGCTACTGTGTCAATAGAGGAATATCAGACAGCAGAATCGCGGATTGACGCTGTCCGCGAGATTGTCGGCGGTTTTGGTGCAGATCTGGTAATTGATTGCAGCGGTCACCCCTCAGCAGGTCCAGAGGGGATCGAAATGCTTCGGGACGGGGGAACCTATCTAGAGATGGGACAATTCACCGACGCGGGTTCCATCGAAACGAACTGGCACCGCATCTGTATCAAGGACATAAAATTAGTGGGAAGTTGGGGGATTACCGCTAACGACCTCCCCGCGGGGATTGACATGCTAGATCGAGCCCGCGACCGCTATCCCTGGCCTCGGATGCAAACAGAGTTTCCCTTTACGGAAGCAGGAGTCGCGGAGGCTGTGCAGAGCGCGTTAGACATGCGTTGCGTCAAAGCCACGATCTTGCCGAATGCGGATATCGACTAAGCCCACCAAATTGGGAAATGTTCTGCTTACGATTCATTTCCGAGCATGACTTCCACCTGATCCGGCGGTGAATAGAAGTAAGAGCCAGCCTTCCACTCGCCAATGTCCCCAATCAACCGTCGCTGCCGCGGCGTACACCGCTCCAACAGTTCGGGCGATGCCTTTTCAAAATCAAACGCCCGCATGCATTGGTGGACGTAGCAATAAATCAAGGTTTTGCGAGGTTTGTCCGATCTATTCGCAACGAAACCGTGCCACATCGCATGAGGAAAAATCGCCACGTCACCCGCCTCCACACAGAGCTGCACCGCTTCGGGGATATACGGTCCCTCCTCAAATCCTCCATCTGGAAAGGGACGATTATGACCGCCGGGGACGAGCGTGAAGTTCCCCATATCCGGTTCCGGTAGATCGGTCAGAAAATATTGGAGCTTGATCTGGAACGGTAGACTACTGTCACTCACCCGTATCTGGCGCATCGCTTGACCGCCATCTGTGTGCA
This is a stretch of genomic DNA from Candidatus Poribacteria bacterium. It encodes these proteins:
- a CDS encoding zinc-binding dehydrogenase, which gives rise to MQTVRVATFDGPGAAPQIQTVPRPNVPDKAALIQVGACGVCGTDLHILKGHWPKPLPWPFTLGHELAGVIVEKGPALEVDFMGNPLEVGSKIMLPPLMPCGECYYCAHYPEHANRCLNPTYYGRYLPFDKPPHLWGGWAEMVYVDLEMLPATKIYRLPDDMSLMLGALTEPLACCIRALNRAASINGFRFGDTVVIQGSGPIGVLMITAAKEMGAGRVIMVGAPENPRLALCREFGVEATVSIEEYQTAESRIDAVREIVGGFGADLVIDCSGHPSAGPEGIEMLRDGGTYLEMGQFTDAGSIETNWHRICIKDIKLVGSWGITANDLPAGIDMLDRARDRYPWPRMQTEFPFTEAGVAEAVQSALDMRCVKATILPNADID
- a CDS encoding phytanoyl-CoA dioxygenase family protein, whose amino-acid sequence is MDTAPLIEGQESVLTDKQKKQWKEDGYLVLKGILSSEEIENLTAVVDQMYEEHLQQPDVKPDAGLDRRNVMEDNDIFVGLMDHPVTFPIVLELMSPYIHLSMSEVLVRPTDPEGKGLLHTDGGQAMRQIRVSDSSLPFQIKLQYFLTDLPEPDMGNFTLVPGGHNRPFPDGGFEEGPYIPEAVQLCVEAGDVAIFPHAMWHGFVANRSDKPRKTLIYCYVHQCMRAFDFEKASPELLERCTPRQRRLIGDIGEWKAGSYFYSPPDQVEVMLGNES